From a region of the Streptococcus ruminantium genome:
- a CDS encoding helix-turn-helix transcriptional regulator, translating into MEYILKNRLKELRARDGLNQTELAKSAEVSRQTISLIERGEYTPSVVIAIRIAQIFNEQLENVFQLVEVDG; encoded by the coding sequence ATGGAATATATTTTGAAAAACCGGCTCAAGGAACTGCGGGCTCGTGATGGGCTCAACCAAACAGAATTGGCCAAATCAGCAGAAGTTTCTCGACAGACTATTAGCCTGATTGAGCGGGGAGAATACACACCATCAGTAGTCATTGCGATACGGATTGCACAGATTTTTAACGAACAATTGGAAAATGTTTTTCAATTAGTGGAGGTAGATGGATGA